The Pyrococcus horikoshii OT3 genome includes a window with the following:
- the argF gene encoding ornithine carbamoyltransferase — MVVSLKGRDLLCLQDYTPEEIWTILETAKMFKIWQKIGKPHRLLEGKTLAMIFQKPSTRTRVSFEVAMAHLGGHALYLNAQDLQLRRGETIADTARVLSRYVDAIMARVYAHKDVEDLAKYASVPVINGLSDFSHPCQALADYMTIWEKKGTIKGVKVVYVGDGNNVCHSLMIAGTKLGADVVVATPEGYEPDKKVIKWAEQNAAESGGSFELLHDPVKAVKDADVIYTDVWASMGQEAEAEERRKIFRPFQVNKDLVKHAKSDYMFMHCLPAHRGEEVTDDVIDSPNSVVWDEAENRLHAQKAVLALLLGGVKTGF; from the coding sequence ATGGTAGTTAGCTTAAAGGGTAGGGATCTTCTCTGCCTCCAGGATTATACTCCTGAAGAAATATGGACAATCCTCGAGACGGCTAAGATGTTCAAGATCTGGCAGAAGATAGGAAAGCCCCACAGACTTCTTGAAGGGAAGACTTTAGCCATGATATTCCAAAAGCCCTCAACTAGAACAAGGGTTAGCTTTGAGGTTGCAATGGCCCACTTGGGCGGTCACGCTCTCTACCTAAACGCCCAAGACCTTCAGCTTAGGAGGGGAGAGACAATAGCTGATACCGCTAGAGTTCTCAGCAGGTACGTCGACGCTATAATGGCTAGGGTTTATGCCCATAAGGATGTTGAAGATTTAGCTAAGTATGCAAGCGTCCCGGTTATAAATGGTTTGAGTGACTTCTCTCATCCATGCCAGGCTTTAGCTGATTACATGACAATTTGGGAGAAGAAGGGAACGATAAAGGGAGTTAAAGTCGTATACGTTGGCGATGGAAACAACGTCTGCCACTCCCTAATGATAGCTGGGACAAAGCTTGGTGCTGATGTTGTAGTGGCAACTCCAGAGGGTTATGAGCCAGATAAAAAAGTGATTAAATGGGCCGAGCAGAATGCAGCTGAAAGCGGAGGAAGCTTTGAGCTTCTTCACGATCCAGTTAAAGCCGTCAAAGATGCCGATGTGATATACACTGATGTGTGGGCTTCAATGGGCCAAGAAGCTGAGGCAGAAGAGAGAAGAAAGATTTTCAGACCGTTCCAGGTTAACAAGGATCTTGTCAAGCACGCTAAGTCTGACTACATGTTCATGCACTGCTTACCAGCCCATAGGGGAGAAGAAGTTACTGACGATGTCATAGACTCACCAAACAGCGTCGTTTGGGATGAAGCAGAAAATAGGTTGCATGCACAGAAAGCAGTCTTAGCCTTATTGTTGGGAGGAGTTAAGACTGGCTTCTGA
- a CDS encoding ATPase: MVSVLIVGALPYDSGKTTFALNLIREAIEEGFDVGVSKPVGGFNGWYQYEFLKKSIEFGLLIGEDAYKLHNAAKSIDRIELESPVTVLLLPPDPERVGWRVSSYMGISFQNQVVIVRISGLHRTIHYYIPENLNKLTKPLRGEVGKLISVLNPKPLSVGKLDDILSESRKIADEVLRYLEHYHDLMVIESYANYAAPTFGSLDVDVVVVVAPSKAVIFDGEQYKRAVSLYFNLKSPWIVTTEDVLPLLRPRKIVEFGPEGPKNSLEKVLQVVDASSSL, from the coding sequence ATGGTGTCGGTTTTAATAGTTGGTGCTCTCCCTTACGATTCCGGAAAGACTACATTTGCCCTTAATTTGATTAGGGAAGCTATAGAGGAAGGATTTGATGTTGGAGTTTCAAAGCCAGTTGGGGGTTTTAACGGCTGGTATCAATATGAGTTCTTAAAGAAGAGCATTGAATTTGGATTGTTAATAGGGGAAGATGCCTATAAACTTCACAATGCGGCAAAAAGTATTGACAGAATAGAGCTGGAAAGCCCAGTAACAGTCCTTCTCCTCCCCCCAGATCCGGAGAGGGTTGGATGGAGGGTTAGCTCTTACATGGGTATAAGCTTTCAGAATCAGGTAGTTATCGTTAGGATTAGTGGATTGCACAGGACAATTCACTATTATATTCCCGAAAATTTGAATAAATTAACTAAACCTCTGAGAGGGGAAGTTGGAAAGCTCATATCAGTTTTAAACCCGAAGCCCTTGTCGGTTGGTAAGTTGGATGATATCCTATCAGAATCGAGAAAGATAGCTGACGAAGTTCTCCGGTACTTAGAGCACTATCATGACTTAATGGTCATAGAATCTTATGCGAACTATGCCGCTCCAACGTTTGGCTCCCTAGACGTTGATGTTGTAGTTGTCGTTGCCCCAAGTAAAGCGGTAATCTTCGATGGAGAGCAGTACAAAAGAGCAGTTTCTCTGTACTTTAACTTGAAAAGCCCATGGATCGTGACGACCGAGGATGTTCTACCTCTTCTACGTCCAAGAAAAATAGTAGAATTCGGGCCCGAGGGACCTAAAAATTCTCTCGAGAAAGTGCTTCAAGTTGTTGATGCTTCTTCGTCGTTGTAA
- a CDS encoding DUF4443 domain-containing protein: MIRKRGAYPEYTVEDVLAVIFLLKEPLGRKQISERLELGEGSVRTLLRKLSHLDIIRSKQRGHFLTLKGKEIRDKLLSMFSEPIGVSVDGYPGIAIVVKNPPEFKSIELRDEAIKFDAKGAMILTVKDNEIVFPEDFRPLKEMYPEVAKKIVDYEDGDAVIITWAETPAKALKSAIHVAYILKKEEITPEILEVVK; this comes from the coding sequence GTGATTAGGAAGAGAGGGGCTTACCCGGAATATACAGTAGAGGATGTTCTAGCAGTTATCTTCCTTCTTAAGGAACCACTTGGAAGGAAACAGATTTCTGAAAGGCTCGAGCTGGGAGAGGGAAGTGTAAGAACCCTTCTTAGGAAGCTTTCTCATCTTGATATTATAAGATCGAAGCAAAGGGGTCACTTCTTAACTTTAAAAGGGAAAGAAATCAGGGATAAACTTCTTAGCATGTTTTCCGAACCGATTGGTGTTTCTGTAGATGGTTATCCTGGAATAGCAATTGTAGTTAAGAATCCCCCCGAATTTAAGTCAATAGAGCTTAGGGATGAAGCAATTAAATTTGATGCAAAGGGGGCCATGATACTTACAGTTAAGGACAACGAGATAGTGTTTCCTGAAGATTTTAGACCTCTGAAGGAGATGTATCCAGAGGTAGCTAAGAAGATCGTGGATTACGAGGATGGAGATGCGGTTATTATAACATGGGCCGAAACCCCAGCGAAAGCCCTCAAGAGTGCAATTCACGTGGCCTATATCCTAAAGAAAGAGGAGATAACGCCCGAAATACTGGAGGTGGTCAAGTGA
- a CDS encoding bis-aminopropyl spermidine synthase family protein, protein MKEIVERVKTKTKIPVYERSVENVLSAVLASSDIWRIVDLSEEPLPLVVSILETLNELGYVTFDKGVKLTEKGEELVAEYGIGKRYDYTCPHCQGKTVDLQAFADLLEQFREIVKERPEPLHEYDQGYVTPETTVARVILMHTRGDLENKEVFVLGDDDLTSIALMLSGLPKRIAVLDIDERLIKFIEKTADEIGYNDIEIFTFDLRKPLPEYALHKFDTFITDPPETIKAIRAFVGRGIATLKGPRCAGYFGITRRESSLDKWREIQRMLINEFNVVITDIIRNFNEYVNWGYVEETKAWRLIPIKKLPEYNWYKSYMFRIETLEGSKGYEEEITEEDIYNDEEASTT, encoded by the coding sequence ATGAAAGAGATTGTTGAGAGGGTAAAAACAAAGACTAAGATTCCCGTTTATGAGAGAAGTGTAGAAAACGTTTTATCAGCAGTTTTAGCGAGTAGTGATATATGGAGGATTGTAGATCTAAGTGAAGAACCCCTCCCACTCGTTGTCTCGATTTTAGAAACCCTTAACGAGCTTGGATACGTAACTTTTGATAAGGGAGTTAAGCTTACAGAAAAGGGAGAAGAGTTAGTAGCTGAATACGGAATTGGAAAGAGATATGACTATACCTGCCCACACTGTCAGGGTAAGACCGTTGATCTTCAAGCCTTTGCTGATCTGCTTGAGCAGTTTAGAGAGATAGTAAAGGAGAGACCAGAGCCTTTACATGAGTACGATCAAGGTTATGTAACCCCGGAAACCACAGTTGCTAGGGTAATCTTAATGCACACAAGAGGGGACTTAGAGAACAAGGAGGTATTTGTCCTGGGGGATGATGATTTAACGAGCATAGCCTTAATGCTTTCAGGACTACCCAAGAGGATAGCCGTTCTGGATATAGATGAGAGGCTGATAAAGTTCATAGAGAAAACCGCGGATGAAATAGGGTACAATGACATAGAAATATTTACCTTTGATCTTAGAAAACCCCTGCCTGAGTATGCCCTCCACAAGTTTGACACGTTTATAACGGATCCACCTGAAACGATTAAAGCGATAAGGGCATTCGTTGGAAGGGGAATTGCAACGCTTAAAGGTCCTAGATGTGCTGGATATTTTGGAATTACAAGGAGAGAGAGCTCTCTCGATAAGTGGAGGGAGATTCAAAGAATGCTCATCAATGAATTTAATGTTGTAATAACTGACATAATAAGGAACTTTAATGAGTACGTGAATTGGGGATACGTTGAGGAGACGAAGGCTTGGAGGCTAATACCCATAAAGAAGCTTCCTGAATACAACTGGTATAAGAGTTACATGTTCAGAATTGAAACTTTAGAAGGATCAAAGGGATATGAGGAAGAAATAACTGAAGAGGACATTTACAACGACGAAGAAGCATCAACAACTTGA